In Prochlorococcus marinus str. MIT 1214, one DNA window encodes the following:
- a CDS encoding tetratricopeptide repeat protein: MTIKKGDKITKDQIMNQAFKFHSQGKILEAIKYYQSFINLGFEDHIVFSNYGVILTGIGKKNEAVSLYRKAIEVKNDFPDAHYNLGNVLKDLGKLEEAELSFRKAIELNSVCRDANLNLANVLRELGNLNEAELFTRKTIELDFGFAEAHYNLGQILCDLGKIEEAELSLRKAITLKPDFVYAHYNLGNLISNHGKEKDAIKHYLFALEKEPNNLNFNVISKLRLSPIMNDVAQIETERIEYKNQLQKIKNKKNIYYNNENVFDTNLFYLAYHNKLDDKIILEELSKVISNVKGVVFDGFSRKEYLVNSINKNNLRLGICSEFLRENHTIGKLYINVLLDLLLKTDLEIIVYVPPINKSNSDVELIRNLFKQVIELPNSTYKACELIFSDKLDILFYPDIGMSNYTYILALSRLALVQVTSLGHPNTSGIKNIDYFITNDITPHHPSSSYTERLVRFSRLPFNYPIPKINESKLTYNNRLDLDNKFIIGLTQSIFKLHPNFDKVLASILQEINNAYLILIKDRNENRTEDLKNRWKKHNNILLEKSIFLKRMSQDDFINITKNCQIMLDPFYFGSGNTYYESMAFGVPFITYPFSQRGSLVASGYKQMQVKKPPIACTPEDYIYLCKKYATNSLFLHNTKKDLKERAHKYLFNDNTIFKEYYNFFTAAVEKAREGEYLENNWKPFTSITN; the protein is encoded by the coding sequence ATGACAATTAAAAAAGGAGATAAAATAACTAAAGATCAAATTATGAATCAAGCTTTTAAGTTTCATTCACAAGGAAAAATTTTAGAAGCAATTAAATATTATCAATCTTTCATAAATTTAGGCTTCGAAGATCATATAGTTTTTTCTAATTATGGTGTCATATTAACAGGAATTGGCAAGAAGAATGAGGCAGTTTCATTATATCGCAAAGCAATTGAGGTTAAAAATGATTTCCCGGATGCACATTACAACTTGGGAAATGTTTTAAAAGATCTTGGGAAATTAGAAGAAGCAGAACTATCATTTCGCAAAGCAATTGAGCTTAACTCTGTTTGTAGAGATGCTAATTTAAATCTTGCAAATGTATTGAGAGAACTAGGTAATTTAAATGAAGCAGAATTATTTACACGTAAGACAATTGAACTTGATTTTGGATTTGCAGAAGCACATTATAATCTGGGACAAATTTTATGTGATCTTGGAAAGATAGAAGAAGCAGAATTATCATTACGCAAAGCTATTACGCTTAAGCCTGATTTTGTATATGCTCATTATAATCTTGGAAACCTAATTAGCAATCATGGTAAAGAGAAAGATGCTATTAAACACTATTTGTTTGCATTAGAAAAAGAACCTAATAATTTAAATTTTAATGTGATTTCAAAGTTGAGATTATCTCCAATAATGAATGATGTTGCACAGATAGAAACTGAGCGTATCGAATACAAGAATCAATTGCAAAAAATAAAGAATAAAAAAAATATTTATTATAATAACGAAAATGTTTTTGATACAAATTTATTTTATCTAGCTTACCACAATAAATTAGATGATAAGATTATTCTTGAGGAACTCAGTAAAGTAATATCCAATGTCAAAGGAGTTGTTTTTGATGGGTTTTCTAGAAAAGAATATCTTGTTAACTCGATAAACAAAAATAACCTGAGGTTAGGAATTTGCTCAGAATTTCTTAGAGAAAATCATACTATAGGCAAATTGTATATTAATGTTCTATTAGACCTATTACTGAAGACTGATCTTGAAATTATAGTTTATGTTCCGCCAATAAATAAAAGTAATTCGGATGTAGAACTTATCAGGAATTTATTCAAACAAGTAATAGAGCTACCAAATTCAACATACAAAGCATGCGAATTAATATTTTCTGACAAACTAGATATTTTATTTTATCCAGATATAGGGATGTCTAATTATACCTATATTCTTGCATTATCTAGATTGGCATTGGTTCAGGTTACTAGTCTAGGACATCCAAATACATCAGGTATCAAAAACATTGATTATTTTATTACTAATGATATTACTCCTCATCATCCATCATCTAGCTATACAGAGCGCTTAGTAAGGTTCAGTAGATTGCCTTTCAATTATCCAATTCCAAAGATAAATGAATCTAAACTAACTTATAATAACAGATTAGATTTAGATAATAAATTTATCATTGGACTTACTCAATCAATATTTAAGTTGCATCCTAATTTTGATAAGGTATTAGCTTCTATCTTGCAAGAGATAAATAATGCATATTTAATCCTTATTAAAGATAGAAATGAAAATAGAACAGAAGATTTAAAAAATAGATGGAAAAAGCATAATAATATATTACTTGAGAAATCAATATTTCTTAAAAGAATGTCCCAAGACGATTTTATAAATATAACCAAAAATTGTCAAATAATGTTAGATCCATTTTATTTTGGTAGTGGTAATACCTATTATGAATCTATGGCTTTTGGTGTACCATTTATTACCTATCCATTTAGCCAAAGAGGTAGCTTAGTTGCTTCAGGTTATAAACAGATGCAAGTAAAAAAACCTCCAATAGCTTGTACACCTGAAGATTATATATATTTATGTAAAAAATATGCAACTAATAGTTTGTTTTTGCATAACACAAAAAAAGATTTAAAAGAAAGGGCACATAAGTATCTATTTAATGATAATACAATTTTTAAAGAATATTATAATTTTTTTACCGCCGCTGTAGAAAAAGCACGGGAAGGAGAATATCTTGAAAATAATTGGAAGCCATTTACTTCTATAACGAATTAA